The following are encoded together in the Nocardioides thalensis genome:
- a CDS encoding ATP-binding cassette domain-containing protein has product MNQPTPATKPSAVRTEDLALGYAGEPVVEHLDLDVSPGEILVVLGHSGCGKSTLLRAIAGLVRPIRGEIVADGRTVEGPAADRALVFQDDALLPWRSARRNVELPLAVQGVPRRERRRRAEEWLARVGLTRFADRLPGQLSGGMRQRVQLARALAIEPGLICMDEPFGALDAQTRASMQRLLIEAWRASGCTVVFVTHDVDEALLLADRIVVLGRQGIVGEHPVSRPRDPGAPPGAEFRARVLADLSTTRSLAPIDAGRAVA; this is encoded by the coding sequence GTGAACCAGCCGACCCCGGCCACCAAGCCGTCCGCCGTCCGCACCGAGGACCTCGCGCTGGGCTACGCCGGCGAGCCGGTCGTCGAGCACCTCGACCTCGACGTCTCCCCCGGCGAGATCCTCGTCGTCCTCGGGCACTCGGGCTGCGGCAAGTCCACGCTGCTGCGGGCGATCGCCGGCCTGGTGCGCCCGATCCGCGGCGAGATCGTCGCCGACGGCCGGACGGTCGAGGGACCGGCGGCCGACCGCGCGCTGGTGTTCCAGGACGACGCCCTCCTCCCCTGGCGGTCCGCCCGTCGCAACGTCGAGCTGCCGCTCGCCGTCCAGGGCGTCCCCCGCCGCGAGCGTCGACGTCGCGCCGAGGAGTGGCTCGCCCGGGTGGGCCTCACCCGCTTCGCCGACCGGCTGCCCGGTCAGCTCTCCGGCGGGATGCGCCAGCGCGTGCAGCTGGCGCGCGCGCTCGCCATCGAGCCCGGACTGATCTGCATGGACGAGCCGTTCGGAGCGCTCGACGCGCAGACCCGGGCCTCGATGCAGCGGCTCCTCATCGAAGCCTGGCGCGCCTCGGGATGCACGGTCGTCTTCGTCACGCACGACGTCGACGAGGCGCTGCTGCTGGCCGACCGCATCGTCGTGCTCGGCCGGCAGGGGATCGTCGGCGAGCACCCGGTGAGCCGTCCCCGCGACCCGGGCGCACCCCCGGGCGCGGAGTTCCGTGCCCGGGTGCTCGCCGACCTGTCGACCACCCGGTCGCTCGCTCCCATCGACGCAGGAAGGGCCGTCGCATGA
- a CDS encoding ABC transporter permease subunit has protein sequence MTAVEVAVAEVEPAEETGQLVPAAPPRRRRTPRAVTARRWAVRLASVATAVGLWHLLTARDVEMWLRFNRLPGPVEVFEAFQVQLGSSLYYQDLAQSVVRILSGFAIASVLGVGLGILLARSQWASDLLQPLLEIARPIPAIALVPVAILLFPSNEQGIVFITATAAFFPILVSTRHAVRALPTVWEDALLTMGADRRHLLTSVVLPGIVPGIFGGLSVGMGVAWICVISAEMISGDFGLGYRTWQAYTIVDYPNVLVGMLSIGAIGWITSGCVELVGRRLTRWLSSEQRSSS, from the coding sequence GTGACCGCGGTGGAGGTGGCGGTCGCGGAGGTCGAGCCCGCGGAGGAGACCGGCCAGCTCGTGCCCGCGGCGCCGCCTCGTCGTCGCCGGACGCCTCGTGCGGTCACGGCGCGGCGGTGGGCCGTGCGCCTCGCCTCCGTCGCAACGGCGGTCGGGCTCTGGCACCTGCTCACGGCGCGCGACGTCGAGATGTGGCTCCGCTTCAACCGGCTGCCCGGCCCGGTCGAGGTGTTCGAGGCCTTCCAGGTGCAGCTCGGAAGCTCGCTCTACTACCAGGACCTGGCCCAGAGCGTGGTCCGCATCCTCTCCGGCTTCGCGATCGCCTCGGTCCTCGGCGTAGGGCTGGGCATCCTGCTCGCCCGGTCGCAGTGGGCGTCCGACCTGCTCCAGCCGCTGCTGGAGATCGCCCGCCCGATCCCTGCGATCGCCCTGGTGCCCGTCGCCATCCTCCTGTTCCCGAGCAACGAGCAGGGCATCGTCTTCATCACCGCGACCGCGGCCTTCTTCCCCATCCTCGTGAGCACGCGGCACGCCGTACGGGCGCTGCCGACCGTGTGGGAGGACGCGCTGCTGACGATGGGCGCGGACCGGCGGCACCTGCTCACCTCGGTCGTGCTCCCGGGCATCGTGCCGGGCATCTTCGGAGGCCTCTCGGTCGGCATGGGCGTCGCGTGGATCTGCGTGATCTCGGCCGAGATGATCTCCGGCGACTTCGGCCTCGGCTACCGCACCTGGCAGGCCTACACGATCGTCGACTACCCCAACGTCCTGGTCGGCATGTTGTCGATCGGCGCCATCGGCTGGATCACGTCCGGCTGCGTCGAACTCGTCGGCCGTCGACTGACCCGCTGGCTGTCCTCGGAACAAAGGAGCTCCTCGTGA
- a CDS encoding fumarate reductase/succinate dehydrogenase flavoprotein subunit gives MTTTTIPPVHERRELTCDVLVVGGGTAGTMAAITAAEAGASVVLLEKAHVRHSGALAMGMDGVNNAVIPGKARPEDYVAEITRANDGIVNQKTVWQTASRGFDMVKRLEKYGVKFEKDEHNEYAVRQVHRSGKYVLPMPEGKDVKKVLYRVLRQRHIRDKVTIENRVMPVRVLTDGGRAVGAVGFDTRSGEFVTVAAGSVVLATGACGRLGLPASGYLYGTYENPTNAGDGYAMAYHAGAELSGIECFQINPLIKDYNGPACAYVANPFGGYQVNSEGERFVDSDYWSGQMMSEVKREIDSARGPIYLKLSHLPDETLTELEGILHHTERPTRGTFHEGRGHDYRTHDVEMHISEIGLCGGHSSSGVWVDENAQTTVPGLYAAGDLACVPHNYMIGAFVFGELAGTHAAEHHVLPETLPEDQITAAHELIYAPLRRPDGPPQPQVEYKLRRFVNDYVAPPKTARKLEIAVESFARMADDLDEMGARTPHELMRCAEVSFIRDCAELAARASMVREESRWGLYHERADLPERDDANWFFHLNVRRRADGAMEFVRRPVNDYLIPVPDIEVPAPVDVGVLSVVEPQQRTRAARPSGAAADAEAPRSPRILELLELAESGPTAAELEPFLTDPEAEVRRTAVTTVTEVVPAGTGLLLAKALVDDDEDVRRAAATALRELVEVLPAEPALAEALGPARTSGDALVRAVVLDTLRALELGDAPLFREALGDPDHRPRLQAVRGLVAHDDVTGVAAAAGDPEREVRVAAALGLGRLGAADPEGLDALVRLAADDELLVRAAALEAAAGARGAAGLDRRCADALADPAWQVRTGAARGLGGCAEDIAVPALLTAIADPHLDVRKAAVIALAGWTSRPDVRDALEIATKDTDADVRGYARRQLREAV, from the coding sequence ATGACCACCACGACCATCCCGCCCGTCCACGAGCGCCGCGAGCTGACCTGCGACGTGCTCGTCGTCGGCGGCGGCACCGCCGGCACGATGGCCGCGATCACCGCCGCAGAGGCCGGCGCGAGCGTCGTACTGCTGGAGAAGGCGCACGTGCGGCACTCGGGCGCCCTCGCCATGGGGATGGACGGCGTCAACAACGCGGTCATCCCCGGCAAGGCCAGGCCCGAGGACTACGTCGCCGAGATCACCCGCGCCAACGACGGCATCGTGAACCAGAAGACGGTCTGGCAGACGGCCAGCCGCGGCTTCGACATGGTCAAGCGCCTGGAGAAGTACGGCGTGAAGTTCGAGAAGGACGAGCACAACGAGTACGCCGTCCGGCAGGTCCACCGGTCCGGCAAGTACGTGCTGCCGATGCCCGAGGGCAAGGACGTGAAGAAGGTCCTCTACCGGGTGCTGCGCCAGCGTCACATCCGCGACAAGGTGACGATCGAGAACCGGGTGATGCCCGTGCGCGTGCTGACCGACGGCGGCCGCGCGGTCGGCGCGGTCGGCTTCGACACCCGCTCCGGCGAGTTCGTCACCGTGGCCGCCGGGTCGGTCGTGCTCGCCACGGGCGCGTGCGGCCGCCTGGGACTGCCGGCGAGCGGCTATCTCTACGGCACCTACGAGAACCCGACCAACGCCGGCGACGGCTACGCGATGGCCTACCACGCCGGCGCCGAGCTCAGCGGCATCGAGTGCTTCCAGATCAACCCGCTGATCAAGGACTACAACGGGCCGGCGTGCGCCTACGTCGCCAACCCGTTCGGCGGCTACCAGGTCAACTCCGAGGGCGAGCGGTTCGTCGACTCCGACTACTGGTCGGGACAGATGATGTCGGAGGTCAAGCGGGAGATCGACTCCGCGCGCGGCCCGATCTACCTCAAGCTCAGCCACCTCCCCGACGAGACCCTGACCGAGCTCGAGGGGATCCTGCACCACACCGAGCGCCCGACACGGGGCACGTTCCACGAGGGTCGCGGCCACGACTACCGCACTCACGACGTGGAGATGCACATCTCCGAGATCGGGCTCTGCGGCGGGCACTCCTCCTCCGGGGTGTGGGTGGACGAGAACGCGCAGACCACCGTGCCCGGGCTGTACGCCGCCGGCGACCTGGCGTGCGTGCCGCACAACTACATGATCGGCGCGTTCGTGTTCGGCGAGCTCGCCGGCACGCACGCAGCGGAGCACCACGTGCTCCCGGAGACCCTGCCGGAGGACCAGATCACGGCGGCGCACGAGCTGATCTACGCCCCCCTGCGACGGCCGGACGGTCCGCCGCAGCCCCAGGTGGAGTACAAGCTGCGACGCTTCGTCAACGACTACGTGGCGCCACCCAAGACGGCACGGAAGCTGGAGATCGCGGTCGAGTCGTTCGCCCGGATGGCCGACGACCTCGACGAGATGGGCGCCCGCACGCCGCACGAGCTCATGCGCTGCGCGGAGGTCTCCTTCATCCGCGACTGTGCCGAGCTCGCCGCCCGCGCGTCGATGGTCCGTGAGGAGAGTAGGTGGGGGCTGTACCACGAGCGGGCCGACCTCCCCGAGCGCGACGACGCCAACTGGTTCTTCCACCTCAACGTGCGGCGGCGCGCCGACGGCGCCATGGAGTTCGTCCGGCGTCCGGTCAACGACTACCTCATCCCGGTGCCCGACATCGAGGTGCCGGCACCCGTGGACGTCGGCGTGCTGTCCGTCGTCGAGCCGCAGCAACGGACCCGCGCCGCGCGCCCGTCGGGTGCGGCCGCGGACGCCGAGGCCCCGCGGTCCCCGCGGATCCTCGAGCTCCTCGAGCTCGCCGAGTCGGGTCCCACCGCGGCGGAGCTCGAGCCGTTCCTGACCGACCCGGAGGCGGAGGTCCGCCGTACCGCGGTGACGACGGTGACCGAGGTCGTGCCCGCCGGCACCGGCCTCCTGCTGGCGAAGGCCCTGGTCGACGACGACGAGGACGTACGCCGCGCCGCGGCCACCGCACTGCGCGAGCTGGTCGAGGTGCTGCCCGCCGAGCCGGCGCTCGCCGAGGCGCTCGGGCCGGCCCGGACGAGCGGCGACGCCCTCGTCCGGGCCGTGGTCCTCGATACGCTGAGGGCCCTGGAGCTCGGCGACGCCCCGTTGTTCCGCGAGGCCCTGGGCGACCCCGACCACCGGCCGCGGCTGCAGGCAGTGCGTGGCCTGGTCGCGCACGACGACGTCACAGGGGTGGCCGCCGCCGCCGGAGATCCCGAGCGCGAGGTCCGGGTCGCTGCCGCCCTCGGCCTCGGCCGGCTGGGAGCAGCCGATCCGGAGGGACTGGACGCGCTGGTGCGCCTCGCCGCGGACGACGAGCTGCTCGTCCGCGCGGCGGCTCTCGAGGCGGCGGCAGGCGCTCGCGGCGCCGCCGGTCTCGACCGACGATGCGCCGACGCGCTGGCCGACCCGGCGTGGCAGGTCCGCACCGGGGCGGCGCGCGGCCTCGGCGGCTGTGCCGAGGACATCGCCGTCCCGGCCCTTCTCACCGCGATCGCCGACCCGCATCTCGACGTGCGCAAGGCGGCGGTGATCGCGCTCGCGGGCTGGACGAGCCGGCCGGACGTGCGCGACGCGCTCGAGATCGCGACCAAGGACACCGACGCCGACGTGCGCGGCTATGCCCGGAGGCAGCTTCGCGAGGCTGTATAG